A window of the Lagopus muta isolate bLagMut1 chromosome 1, bLagMut1 primary, whole genome shotgun sequence genome harbors these coding sequences:
- the MSL3 gene encoding male-specific lethal 3 homolog isoform X1 gives MTSRGMKFKFHRGERVLCFEPDPTKAKVLYDAKIVDIIVGKDEKGRKIPEYLIHFNGWNRSWDRWAAEDHVLRDTDENRRLQRKLARKAVARMRRKGRKKRRCRLPGVDSVLKSLPAEENDHHSEKTVSSSSDDSDEGTDEEIKSEESDIEERTEMKEDQDTHSKREMEERAINIEIPEVLKKKLEEDCYYINRRKRLVKLPCQTNIITILESYVKHFAINAAFSANERSRHHQVTPHANMNLHYVPPEKNVELCKEMVDGLRITFDFTLPLILLYPYEQAQFKKVTSSKFFLPIKENSTNTNRNQEELSPSPPLLNPPTPQSTDSQPATAEPATPKRRKAEPEILQSLRRSTRHTSNCDRLSESSASPQPKRRHLETPTSMPKLFLHLEKKTPVHSGSSSPITLTPSKEGSAVFTGFEGRRNNELNEVLSWKLMPENYPPSDQPPPPSYIYGSQHLLRMFVKLPEILGKMCFPDKNLKALVKHFEMFLRFLAEYHDDFFPESAYVAACEAYYSTKNPRAIY, from the exons ATGACCTCGCGGGGAATGAAATTTAAGTTCCACCGGGGGGAGAGAGTTCTCTGCTTCGAGCCCGACCCCACCAAGGCTAAAGTGCTCTATGATGCCAAG ATTGTTGATATTATTGTTGGTAAAgatgagaaaggcagaaaaattccAGAATATCTAATCCATTTTAACGGTTGGAACAGAAG CTGGGATAGATGGGCAGCTGAAGATCATGTCCTTCGTGATACCGATGAAAATCGCAGATTACAGCGTAAATTGGCACGGAAGGCTGTGGCTCGCAT gagaagaaaaggaagaaagaagagacgTTGCAGGTTGCCTGGTGTTGACTCTGTTTTAAAAAGCCTTCCTGCTGAGGAAAATGATCATCATAGCGAAAAAA CTGTAAGTAGTTCTTCTGACGACAGTGATGAAGgaacagatgaagaaataaaaagtgaagaaagtgACATAGAAGAGAGGACAGAAATG AAAGAAGATCAAGACACTCATTcaaaaagggaaatggaagaaagagcAATAAACATAGAAATTCCTGAAGTCTTGAAAAAGAAGCTTGAAGAAGACTGTTACTATATTAATAGAAGAAAACGG ctaGTGAAGCTTCCTTGCCAGACAAATATAATAACCATCCTGGAGTCATATGTGAAACATTTTGCTAttaatgctgcattttcagccAACGAAAGGTCTCGGCACCATCAGGTGACTCCACATGCTAATATGAATCTTCATTATGTGCCACCAGAGAAGAA tgTTGAGCTGTGTAAGGAGATGGTGGATGGGCTGAGAATAACGTTTGACTTCACACTTCCATTAATTTTGCTCTATCCTTATGAGCAAGCTCAATTTAAGAAGGTGACTTCATCAAAATTCTTTCTTCCTATCAAAGAGAACTCAACAAACACTAACAG AAATCAGGAGGAGCTTTCCCCAAGCCCACCTCTGCTGAATCCACCAACGCCTCAGTCAACAGACAGCCAGCCTGCAACAGCAGAGCCAGCCACACCAAAAAGAAGGAAGGCTGAACCTGAAATCCTGCAATCGCTGAGACGTTCTACACGGCATACCTCTAACTGTGACAGGTTGTCTGAAAGTAGTGCTTCCCCACAACCTAAACGGCGGCATCTGGAGACCCCAACTTCTATGCCAAAGCTCTTCTTGCACCTGGAGAAAA aaacCCCTGTTCATAGTGGATCATCTTCACCTATAACTCTGACTCCTAGCAAAGAGGGGAGTGCAGTTTTTACCGGCTTTGAAGGTAGAAGGAACAACGAATTGAATGAG GTTTTGTCCTGGAAACTGATGCCAGAGAACTATCCACCAAGTGATCAACCACCACCTCCATCGTACATCTATGGATCTCAACATTTGCTACGCATGTTTG tAAAACTACCAGAAATACTGGGGAAGATGTGCTTTCCTGACAAGAACCTCAAGGCTTTAGTAAAACactttgaaatgtttctaaG GTTTTTAGCAGAATACCACGATGATTTCTTCCCAGAATCTGCTTACGTAGCTGCCTGTGAAGCCTACTACAGTACTAAAAATCCCCGGGCAATCTACTGA
- the MSL3 gene encoding male-specific lethal 3 homolog isoform X2 produces MRRKGRKKRRCRLPGVDSVLKSLPAEENDHHSEKTVSSSSDDSDEGTDEEIKSEESDIEERTEMKEDQDTHSKREMEERAINIEIPEVLKKKLEEDCYYINRRKRLVKLPCQTNIITILESYVKHFAINAAFSANERSRHHQVTPHANMNLHYVPPEKNVELCKEMVDGLRITFDFTLPLILLYPYEQAQFKKVTSSKFFLPIKENSTNTNRNQEELSPSPPLLNPPTPQSTDSQPATAEPATPKRRKAEPEILQSLRRSTRHTSNCDRLSESSASPQPKRRHLETPTSMPKLFLHLEKKTPVHSGSSSPITLTPSKEGSAVFTGFEGRRNNELNEVLSWKLMPENYPPSDQPPPPSYIYGSQHLLRMFVKLPEILGKMCFPDKNLKALVKHFEMFLRFLAEYHDDFFPESAYVAACEAYYSTKNPRAIY; encoded by the exons AT gagaagaaaaggaagaaagaagagacgTTGCAGGTTGCCTGGTGTTGACTCTGTTTTAAAAAGCCTTCCTGCTGAGGAAAATGATCATCATAGCGAAAAAA CTGTAAGTAGTTCTTCTGACGACAGTGATGAAGgaacagatgaagaaataaaaagtgaagaaagtgACATAGAAGAGAGGACAGAAATG AAAGAAGATCAAGACACTCATTcaaaaagggaaatggaagaaagagcAATAAACATAGAAATTCCTGAAGTCTTGAAAAAGAAGCTTGAAGAAGACTGTTACTATATTAATAGAAGAAAACGG ctaGTGAAGCTTCCTTGCCAGACAAATATAATAACCATCCTGGAGTCATATGTGAAACATTTTGCTAttaatgctgcattttcagccAACGAAAGGTCTCGGCACCATCAGGTGACTCCACATGCTAATATGAATCTTCATTATGTGCCACCAGAGAAGAA tgTTGAGCTGTGTAAGGAGATGGTGGATGGGCTGAGAATAACGTTTGACTTCACACTTCCATTAATTTTGCTCTATCCTTATGAGCAAGCTCAATTTAAGAAGGTGACTTCATCAAAATTCTTTCTTCCTATCAAAGAGAACTCAACAAACACTAACAG AAATCAGGAGGAGCTTTCCCCAAGCCCACCTCTGCTGAATCCACCAACGCCTCAGTCAACAGACAGCCAGCCTGCAACAGCAGAGCCAGCCACACCAAAAAGAAGGAAGGCTGAACCTGAAATCCTGCAATCGCTGAGACGTTCTACACGGCATACCTCTAACTGTGACAGGTTGTCTGAAAGTAGTGCTTCCCCACAACCTAAACGGCGGCATCTGGAGACCCCAACTTCTATGCCAAAGCTCTTCTTGCACCTGGAGAAAA aaacCCCTGTTCATAGTGGATCATCTTCACCTATAACTCTGACTCCTAGCAAAGAGGGGAGTGCAGTTTTTACCGGCTTTGAAGGTAGAAGGAACAACGAATTGAATGAG GTTTTGTCCTGGAAACTGATGCCAGAGAACTATCCACCAAGTGATCAACCACCACCTCCATCGTACATCTATGGATCTCAACATTTGCTACGCATGTTTG tAAAACTACCAGAAATACTGGGGAAGATGTGCTTTCCTGACAAGAACCTCAAGGCTTTAGTAAAACactttgaaatgtttctaaG GTTTTTAGCAGAATACCACGATGATTTCTTCCCAGAATCTGCTTACGTAGCTGCCTGTGAAGCCTACTACAGTACTAAAAATCCCCGGGCAATCTACTGA